The genomic window CCAGGATGAGAAGTCCGGAGATGTATATGTGCTGGAAGGAAAACCTCTTCCAACTTATAAGGAAGTCTATGGTGAAGAAGGTATGAAAGGAAAGGTGAAGCCAGATGTTATTGGAGAAGTAGAGTCTTTCCAGCTGGAGCATGGGGAGTAGCAGGTATATACCTCCGAAGGAGACGGTGAGTAGAAAACCCACCGCAAGGGTATGTTTAACCAGGAATTGGTTTGTTTCACCTACCAGAATAAAGTAAGAAGCCAGCAGATAGAAGACAGACCCTACCAGAAAGAAAAGCTGAACTTGCCCGCTGTATCTCCGTGTATTGAAGAGAATGTACACCATGTAAATCAAGGAGGATAAAAAGTAGGGCACTCCAAAGCTGAGTTCAAGAATATACAGGCAGAAGGAGGATAGAAATAGGAGAAGGTGAAGGTAAGTGAGGGCTTGAAGCTTAGAAGGTATCCCCTGGAGAACAGGGTACAGCTGGAATAAGACTCCAACAACCACAGAAGGAACGCTGAAGTAGAGCACGGTAGCCGTGTAATCCCCCCAGCCTATACCCCTCTGGGTCAAGGACAGGAGCAGGAAAAGTAAACCGAGAATTATATACAAGGGTGTAAGTTTCACAAAGGTAGTTTTTTCTGTAACTTCTATCATCTCCTGCCCTCAACTTTGTATATGAGCCAAAAAACCACACCGAGGGCAAGGGTGGTTATAGATAGGGTTATAAGCTCCTGGAACTTCTCCGGAGATAGGGATATTATCAAAACCTTTCTTATCAGAGCAGCTAAGGCTACCCCTACGAAGACCTTTATGCTTATGGCACCTCCCCTTATATGCTTGATTTCTTCTGACAGCAGCTCCGATATAGCGTAAAGGATGAGGACAGAACCTAATATCCCCAGCCCACCCCTTTCCAGGGGGAGCTCTCCTGTAGCAACCAGAAAGAACTCATACCCTATCCAGAGAATTAGGAAGAGCCCGACTCCTGAGAGCGCAGTGATTATGAATATGTCAAAGAACCAGGATACGCGTCTTATGTTCTCAATAAGCACCCTCTGTAGCTTTCCTGAAGAGAGGTAAACTTTCAGCTCCTCCTCCCTGAAGGAGTTCACCATAACATCAAGGTTAAGGTCTAAAGCCTTGTTTATGGAGGCAATTATCTCGTCTCTTTCAGGAGAACACCCCATATGCTCGGTCAGTTTTTCCGCTATGAAATCCCTAACAAAGTTCATGGAGGCTTGGACGTAGTGGGGAGGGAGCCCTATCCTGAGGTGTACCTCTCCTATTCTGTATAGCCTTCTAAGGTATTGGGCGTCGTATTTAGAAAGAAAAAGCTCTGCGAACCACCTCTTAACTTTATCTTTGTGTCTCTTCCTGGTTTCCTCATCTGGTAAGTAAAGGCTTGTATCCCTGAAGTTCTCAAGGTAGTTGTAAAAACGCTCTATGAACTCGTCAGCGTAGCTCTCACCAAGCCAGGCTACCTTTCTCAGATTTTCCTCGTCTTTTTTACTCCACCGGTAATGGACTTTCAGTTCCTCTATCGTTTCCATTCTTCAAGCTCCCTCAGTCTTTCAAGGAGTTTACCAAACTTATCATCAGACATCCTCTTTATTTTCTTCGCCTGACCAAGCGTGACCGTATAAGGGAGTATCCTCCTAAGCAGTGGATTT from Hydrogenivirga caldilitoris includes these protein-coding regions:
- a CDS encoding protoglobin domain-containing protein — encoded protein: METIEELKVHYRWSKKDEENLRKVAWLGESYADEFIERFYNYLENFRDTSLYLPDEETRKRHKDKVKRWFAELFLSKYDAQYLRRLYRIGEVHLRIGLPPHYVQASMNFVRDFIAEKLTEHMGCSPERDEIIASINKALDLNLDVMVNSFREEELKVYLSSGKLQRVLIENIRRVSWFFDIFIITALSGVGLFLILWIGYEFFLVATGELPLERGGLGILGSVLILYAISELLSEEIKHIRGGAISIKVFVGVALAALIRKVLIISLSPEKFQELITLSITTLALGVVFWLIYKVEGRR